A portion of the Juglans microcarpa x Juglans regia isolate MS1-56 chromosome 1D, Jm3101_v1.0, whole genome shotgun sequence genome contains these proteins:
- the LOC121253409 gene encoding uncharacterized protein LOC121253409 — translation MMKKKEDETVENSALVAANPAPYCATSTDLSTANISAQRSYSNQRRFEDKPRVWCDYCNKPCHTRETCWKLHGKPANWKSSKSGTSSSNYIAPRVNEVKANFLSAEQVDHLLQLLKSTPTSGPPTGSLAQTGPTLGEDDWQC, via the exons atgatgaaaaaaaaggaGGATGAAACTGTGGAGAACTCTGCTTTAGTTGCTGCCAACCCTGCTCCTTATTGTGCTACTAGCACAGATCTGTCCACTGCCAATATTTCTGCACAGCGGTCCTATTCTAACCAAAGGAGGTTTGAAGATAAGCCTCGGGTATGGTGTGATTATTGCAATAAACCATGTCACACTAGAGAGACTTGCTGGAAACTCCATGGAAAGCCTGCAAACTGGAAGAGCAGCAAATCTGGAACCTCTAGCAGCAACTATATAGCCCCTAGAGTCAATGAAGTAAAGGCTAATTTCCTAAGTGCTGAGCaggtggatcatcttcttcaatTGCTGAAATCCACTCCTACATCCGGTCCTCCTACTGGTTCCTTGGCCCAAACAG GACCAACTCTCGGGGAGGATGATTGGCAGTGCTAG